In the Tenrec ecaudatus isolate mTenEca1 chromosome 16, mTenEca1.hap1, whole genome shotgun sequence genome, one interval contains:
- the RIMBP2 gene encoding RIMS-binding protein 2 isoform X2: MREAAERRQQLQLEHEQALAVLSAKQQEIELLQKAQVEAKKEHEGAVRLLESKVQELEVRCRVQSEQFCLLSQELEKFRLHSGIIDLLGRSPVSTRDSPFLNGANATLGKGRQNIVGSHPVIQDYILLPGDKPQPPTRKPAFLARPGGPTCRLEPNMDNEQNSNTSKQRYSGKVHLCVARYSYNPFDGPNEHPEAELPLTAGKYLYVYGDMDEDGFYEGELLDGQRGLVPSNFVDLVQDNESRLASTLGSEQDQNLINCSGLGLEGEGLPDLHSPTHLAPGITDNGSGTLDMNIDDIGEDIVPYPRKITLIKQLAKSVIVGWDPPAMPPGWGTISSYNILVDKETRLSLTVGSRTKALIEKLNMAACTYRISVQCVTSRGSSDELQCTLLVGQDVVVAPSQLRVDNITQVSAQLSWLPTNSNYSHVIFLNEEEFDVVKAARYKYQFLNLRPNVAYKVKVLAKPHQVPWQLPLEQREEREAFVEFSTLPAGPPAPPQDVIVQAGATATTVQVSWRPPVLTPTGLSNGASVAGYGVYARGQRVAEVIFPTADSTSVELVRLRSLEAQAVTVRTLWAQGESVDSLAAAIPPDLLVPPPPTPHPRSAPPVKPPASARAQETKDVPSGVPSRAPVPEHGHLLEPPSPQGPGRRSPSPSRLLPQPQGAPVSSTIAKAMAREAAQRVAQSSRLEKRSGLPERSSPGQHGEEEGYCSPDLQRRGTSVEDFLRGSELGKPPHCCHGEEYHTDSSRGSDLSDIMEEDEEELYSEMQLEDGGRRRPSGTSHNALKDRGPVGVFWEQPESPLQPSHSKRLFSIPEAAEEDGESGQFLHKWGAGCPPRVRAPPLAPRGSWLPTKHRGPYAEDYPPEDRGCRFSRWATRSPDSGLDCGSEEEELRFSFRTTASGAGPGPCPCPCRRSPRPLLARRRTLTRQSSIEEDFGDQVDPSEGGRGEGAPPRPGKPGLRKCGWVESAHLDDSRDVWRKSIKMPGARAPAHHAQPPPRAADGPVILGNLALAGRPERADHMGPRFPHGSAGSPRSRPGAAPLIDDYRGPNRLSPDFYEESETDPGAEELPARIFVALFDYDPLTMSPNPDAAEEELPFKEGQIIKVYGDKDADGFYRGETCARLGLIPCNMVSEIQADGEEMMGQLLRQGFLPLNTPVEKIERNRRSGRRHSAPTRRMVALYDYDPRESSPNVDVEAELTFCTGDIITVFGEIDEDGFYYGELNGHKGLVPSNFLEEVPDDVEVYLSDAPSHYSQDTQMRSKAKRKKSVHFTP; the protein is encoded by the exons GCTCAGGTTGAAGCTAAGAAAGAGCATGAAGGTGCGGTGCGGTTGTTAGAG tcCAAGGTTCAGGAGCTGGAGGTGCGATGCCGGGTGCAGAGTGAGCAGTTCTGCCTGCTGTCCCAGGAGCTAGAGAAGTTCCGGCTACACTCTGGCATCATCGACCTGCTGGGCCGCAGCCCGGTGTCTACCCGGGACTCCCCCTTCCTCAACGGTGCCAACGCCACCCTTGGCAAAG GTCGGCAGAACATCGTGGGAAGCCACCCTGTGATCCAGGACTACATCCTGCTCCCTGGGGATAAGCCCCAGCCGCCGACCCGCAAGCCCGCCTTCCTGGCCAGGCCTGGAGGCCCGACATGCCGACTGGAGCCCAAC ATGGACAATGAACAGAACTCCAATACCTCAAAGCAGAGATACTCGGGGAAGGTCCACCTGTGTGTCGCCCGGTACAG TTACAACCCCTTTGATGGACCAAATGAACACCCGGAGGCTGAGCTGCCGCTCACGGCAGGGAAGTACCTCTACGTGTACGGGGACATGGATGAGGACGGCTTCTATGAAG GTGAGCTGCTTGACGGGCAGAGGGGTCTGGTGCCCTCCAACTTTGTGGACTTGGTCCAGGACAATGAGTCAAGGTTGGCGAGCACCCTGGGGAGTGAGCAGGATCAGAATCTCATCAACTGCTCCGGCTTGGGCTTGGAAGGCGAGGGCCTCCCTGACCTGCACTCTCCCACGCACCTGGCCCCTGGCATCACGGACAACGGCTCGGGGACGCTGGACATGAACATCGACGATATTGGAGAAGACATCGTGCCTTATCCCAGAAAAATCACCCTCATCAAACAACTCGCCAAAAGTGTCATTGTGGGCTGGGACCCCCCGGCCATGCCCCCCGGGTGGGGTACCATCAGCAGCTACAACATCCTGGTGGACAAGGAGACGCGGCTCAGCCTCACGGTGGGGAGCAGGACCAAAGCCCTCATCGAGAAGCTCAACATGGCCGCCTGTACCTACCGCATCTCCGTGCAGTGCGTGACCAGCCGGGGCAGCTCGGACGAACTGCAGTGCACGctgctggtgggccaggatgtggtggTGGCGCCCTCGCAGCTGCGGGTGGACAACATCACCCAGGTCTCCGCGCAGCTCTCCTGGCTGCCCACCAACAGTAACTACAGCCACGTCATCTTCCTCAACGAGGAGGAGTTCGACGTCGTCAAGGCCGCACGGTACAAGTACCAGTTTCTGAACCTCAGACCCAACGTGGCCTACAAGGTGAAGGTCCTGGCCAAGCCCCACCAGGTGCCATGGCAGCTGCCCCTGGAGCAGCGTGAGGAGAGAGAAGCCTTCGTTGAGTTCTCCACCCTGCCTGCAG GCCCTCCGGCTCCCCCCCAGGACGTCATTGTGCAGGCCGGTGCCACAGCCACCACCGTCCAGGTGTCCTGGAGGCCACCTGTGCTGACACCCACCGGGCTGTCCAACGGCGCCAGCGTGGCAGGCTATGGCGTGTACGCTCGAGGGCAGAGG GTGGCCGAGGTCATCTTCCCCACAGCAGACAGTACATCCGTGGAGCTGGTGCGCCTGCGTAGCCTGGAGGCCCAGGCAGTGACCGTGCGGACCCTATGGGCCCAGGGCGAGTCTGTCGACTCCTTAGCCGCTGCCATCCCCCCGGACCTCCTGGTGCCACCGCCGCCAACTCCCCACCCCAGGTCTGCTCCTCCAGTGAAGCCACCTGCAAGTGCCCGTGCCCAAGAAACCAAAGATGTGCCCTCGGGTGTCCCCAGCCGGGCGCCGGTCCCCGAGCACGGACACCTACTGGAGCCTCCCAGCCCACAGGGCCCTGGTCGCCGCTCCCCCTCACCCAGCCGCCTGCTCCCGCAGCCACAGGGGGCGCCCGTCTCCAGCACCATCGCCAAGGCCATGGCCCGGGAGGCTGCTCAGAGGGTGGCCCAGAGCAGCCGG TTAGAGAAAAGGAGCGGGCTCCCAGAgcgcagcagcccggggcagcaTGGCGAAGAGGAGGGCTACTGCTCCCCAGACCTCCAGCGGAGGGGCACGTCCGTGGAGGACTTCCTCAGAGGTTCAGAGCTTGGCAAGCCG CCCCACTGTTGCCACGGGGAAGAATACCACACGGACAGCAGCCGGGGCTCCGACCTCTCAGACATCatggaggaggacgaggaggagctGTACTCGGAAATGCAGCTGGAGGATGGGGGACGGAGGCGGCCCAGCGGGACGTCCCACAACGCCCTCAAG GATAGGGGCCCTGTTGGCGTCTTCTGGGAGCAGCCCGAGTCCCCCCTGCAGCCCTCGCACAGTAAGAGGCTGTTCAGCATCCCGGAGGCGGCCGAGGAGGATGGCGAGTCGGGGCAGTTCCTGCACAAGTGGGGCGCAGGGTGCCCCCCGAGAGTCCGAGCACCGCCGCTGGCACCCCGGGGCTCCTGGCTCCCGACCAAGCACAGGGGGCCCTACGCCGAGGACTACCCCCCTGAAGACAGGGGCTGTCGCTTCAGTCGCTGGGCCACCCGGAGCCCGGACAGCGGTCTGGACTGCGGCAGCGAGGAGGAGGAGCTGCGGTTCAGCTTCCGAACCACGGCCTCCGGGGCCGGCCCcgggccctgcccctgcccctgccgccGCAGCCCCCGGCCCCTCCTGGCCCGGCGGCGGACGCTGACGCGGCAGAGCAGCATCGAAGAGGACTTTGGGGACCAAGTGGACCCCAGCGAAGGCGGCCGGGGCGaaggcgccccgccccgcccggggAAACCCGGCCTCAGGAAGTGTGGCTGGGTGGAGTCTGCGCATCTGGACGATTCCCGGGATGTCTGGAGGAAAAGCATAAAAATGCCGGGCGCTAGGGCCCCCGCCCACCATGCACAACCTCCGCCCAGAGCCGCAGACGGCCCCGTG ATTTTAGGGAACCTGGCGTTGGCTGGACGGCCTGAGCGTGCAGATCACATGGGCCCAAGGTTTCCTCATGGCAGTGCTGGCTCACCGCGGTCCCGGCCAGGGGCAGCCCCCCTCATCG ATGACTACAGGGGGCCCAACCGCCTGTCCCCCGACTTCTATGAGGAGTCAGAGACGGACCCTGGCGCCGAGGAGCTCCCAGCACGCATCTTCGTGGCGCTGTTTGACTACGACCCACTCACCATGTCCCCGAACCCCGACGCTGCTGAGGAGGAACTCCCCTTTAAAGAAGGGCAGATTATCAAG GTCTATGGCGATAAGGACGCAGACGGGTTCTACCGAGGAGAGACCTGTGCCCGGCTCGGCCTCATTCCTTGTAACATGGTCTCCGAGATCCAAGCCGACGGTGAGGAGATGATGGGCCAGCTTCTCAGACAGGGCTTCCTCCCGCTCAACACCCCAGTGGAGAAGATTG agagaaacagaaGGAGCGGCAGGCGGCATTCAGCACCAACTCGGAGAATGGTGGCTCTGTATGACTATGACCCGAGAGAGAGTTCGCCCAACGTCGATGTCGAG
- the RIMBP2 gene encoding RIMS-binding protein 2 isoform X3: MREAAERRQQLQLEHEQALAVLSAKQQEIELLQKAQVEAKKEHEGAVRLLESKVQELEVRCRVQSEQFCLLSQELEKFRLHSGIIDLLGRSPVSTRDSPFLNGANATLGKGRQNIVGSHPVIQDYILLPGDKPQPPTRKPAFLARPGGPTCRLEPNMDNEQNSNTSKQRYSGKVHLCVARYSYNPFDGPNEHPEAELPLTAGKYLYVYGDMDEDGFYEGELLDGQRGLVPSNFVDLVQDNESRLASTLGSEQDQNLINCSGLGLEGEGLPDLHSPTHLAPGITDNGSGTLDMNIDDIGEDIVPYPRKITLIKQLAKSVIVGWDPPAMPPGWGTISSYNILVDKETRLSLTVGSRTKALIEKLNMAACTYRISVQCVTSRGSSDELQCTLLVGQDVVVAPSQLRVDNITQVSAQLSWLPTNSNYSHVIFLNEEEFDVVKAARYKYQFLNLRPNVAYKVKVLAKPHQVPWQLPLEQREEREAFVEFSTLPAGPPAPPQDVIVQAGATATTVQVSWRPPVLTPTGLSNGASVAGYGVYARGQRVAEVIFPTADSTSVELVRLRSLEAQAVTVRTLWAQGESVDSLAAAIPPDLLVPPPPTPHPRSAPPVKPPASARAQETKDVPSGVPSRAPVPEHGHLLEPPSPQGPGRRSPSPSRLLPQPQGAPVSSTIAKAMAREAAQRVAQSSRLEKRSGLPERSSPGQHGEEEGYCSPDLQRRGTSVEDFLRGSELGKPPHCCHGEEYHTDSSRGSDLSDIMEEDEEELYSEMQLEDGGRRRPSGTSHNALKDRGPVGVFWEQPESPLQPSHSKRLFSIPEAAEEDGESGQFLHKWGAGCPPRVRAPPLAPRGSWLPTKHRGPYAEDYPPEDRGCRFSRWATRSPDSGLDCGSEEEELRFSFRTTASGAGPGPCPCPCRRSPRPLLARRRTLTRQSSIEEDFGDQVDPSEGGRGEGAPPRPGKPGLRKCGWVESAHLDDSRDVWRKSIKMPGARAPAHHAQPPPRAADGPVILGNLALAGRPERADHMGPRFPHGSAGSPRSRPGAAPLIDDYRGPNRLSPDFYEESETDPGAEELPARIFVALFDYDPLTMSPNPDAAEEELPFKEGQIIKVYGDKDADGFYRGETCARLGLIPCNMVSEIQADGEEMMGQLLRQGFLPLNTPVEKIERNRRSGRRHSAPTRRMVALYDYDPRESSPNVDVEAELTFCTGDIITVFGEIDEDGFYYGELNGHKGLVPSNFLEEVPDDVEVYLSDAPSHYSQDTQMRSKAKRGFHDSSPS; the protein is encoded by the exons GCTCAGGTTGAAGCTAAGAAAGAGCATGAAGGTGCGGTGCGGTTGTTAGAG tcCAAGGTTCAGGAGCTGGAGGTGCGATGCCGGGTGCAGAGTGAGCAGTTCTGCCTGCTGTCCCAGGAGCTAGAGAAGTTCCGGCTACACTCTGGCATCATCGACCTGCTGGGCCGCAGCCCGGTGTCTACCCGGGACTCCCCCTTCCTCAACGGTGCCAACGCCACCCTTGGCAAAG GTCGGCAGAACATCGTGGGAAGCCACCCTGTGATCCAGGACTACATCCTGCTCCCTGGGGATAAGCCCCAGCCGCCGACCCGCAAGCCCGCCTTCCTGGCCAGGCCTGGAGGCCCGACATGCCGACTGGAGCCCAAC ATGGACAATGAACAGAACTCCAATACCTCAAAGCAGAGATACTCGGGGAAGGTCCACCTGTGTGTCGCCCGGTACAG TTACAACCCCTTTGATGGACCAAATGAACACCCGGAGGCTGAGCTGCCGCTCACGGCAGGGAAGTACCTCTACGTGTACGGGGACATGGATGAGGACGGCTTCTATGAAG GTGAGCTGCTTGACGGGCAGAGGGGTCTGGTGCCCTCCAACTTTGTGGACTTGGTCCAGGACAATGAGTCAAGGTTGGCGAGCACCCTGGGGAGTGAGCAGGATCAGAATCTCATCAACTGCTCCGGCTTGGGCTTGGAAGGCGAGGGCCTCCCTGACCTGCACTCTCCCACGCACCTGGCCCCTGGCATCACGGACAACGGCTCGGGGACGCTGGACATGAACATCGACGATATTGGAGAAGACATCGTGCCTTATCCCAGAAAAATCACCCTCATCAAACAACTCGCCAAAAGTGTCATTGTGGGCTGGGACCCCCCGGCCATGCCCCCCGGGTGGGGTACCATCAGCAGCTACAACATCCTGGTGGACAAGGAGACGCGGCTCAGCCTCACGGTGGGGAGCAGGACCAAAGCCCTCATCGAGAAGCTCAACATGGCCGCCTGTACCTACCGCATCTCCGTGCAGTGCGTGACCAGCCGGGGCAGCTCGGACGAACTGCAGTGCACGctgctggtgggccaggatgtggtggTGGCGCCCTCGCAGCTGCGGGTGGACAACATCACCCAGGTCTCCGCGCAGCTCTCCTGGCTGCCCACCAACAGTAACTACAGCCACGTCATCTTCCTCAACGAGGAGGAGTTCGACGTCGTCAAGGCCGCACGGTACAAGTACCAGTTTCTGAACCTCAGACCCAACGTGGCCTACAAGGTGAAGGTCCTGGCCAAGCCCCACCAGGTGCCATGGCAGCTGCCCCTGGAGCAGCGTGAGGAGAGAGAAGCCTTCGTTGAGTTCTCCACCCTGCCTGCAG GCCCTCCGGCTCCCCCCCAGGACGTCATTGTGCAGGCCGGTGCCACAGCCACCACCGTCCAGGTGTCCTGGAGGCCACCTGTGCTGACACCCACCGGGCTGTCCAACGGCGCCAGCGTGGCAGGCTATGGCGTGTACGCTCGAGGGCAGAGG GTGGCCGAGGTCATCTTCCCCACAGCAGACAGTACATCCGTGGAGCTGGTGCGCCTGCGTAGCCTGGAGGCCCAGGCAGTGACCGTGCGGACCCTATGGGCCCAGGGCGAGTCTGTCGACTCCTTAGCCGCTGCCATCCCCCCGGACCTCCTGGTGCCACCGCCGCCAACTCCCCACCCCAGGTCTGCTCCTCCAGTGAAGCCACCTGCAAGTGCCCGTGCCCAAGAAACCAAAGATGTGCCCTCGGGTGTCCCCAGCCGGGCGCCGGTCCCCGAGCACGGACACCTACTGGAGCCTCCCAGCCCACAGGGCCCTGGTCGCCGCTCCCCCTCACCCAGCCGCCTGCTCCCGCAGCCACAGGGGGCGCCCGTCTCCAGCACCATCGCCAAGGCCATGGCCCGGGAGGCTGCTCAGAGGGTGGCCCAGAGCAGCCGG TTAGAGAAAAGGAGCGGGCTCCCAGAgcgcagcagcccggggcagcaTGGCGAAGAGGAGGGCTACTGCTCCCCAGACCTCCAGCGGAGGGGCACGTCCGTGGAGGACTTCCTCAGAGGTTCAGAGCTTGGCAAGCCG CCCCACTGTTGCCACGGGGAAGAATACCACACGGACAGCAGCCGGGGCTCCGACCTCTCAGACATCatggaggaggacgaggaggagctGTACTCGGAAATGCAGCTGGAGGATGGGGGACGGAGGCGGCCCAGCGGGACGTCCCACAACGCCCTCAAG GATAGGGGCCCTGTTGGCGTCTTCTGGGAGCAGCCCGAGTCCCCCCTGCAGCCCTCGCACAGTAAGAGGCTGTTCAGCATCCCGGAGGCGGCCGAGGAGGATGGCGAGTCGGGGCAGTTCCTGCACAAGTGGGGCGCAGGGTGCCCCCCGAGAGTCCGAGCACCGCCGCTGGCACCCCGGGGCTCCTGGCTCCCGACCAAGCACAGGGGGCCCTACGCCGAGGACTACCCCCCTGAAGACAGGGGCTGTCGCTTCAGTCGCTGGGCCACCCGGAGCCCGGACAGCGGTCTGGACTGCGGCAGCGAGGAGGAGGAGCTGCGGTTCAGCTTCCGAACCACGGCCTCCGGGGCCGGCCCcgggccctgcccctgcccctgccgccGCAGCCCCCGGCCCCTCCTGGCCCGGCGGCGGACGCTGACGCGGCAGAGCAGCATCGAAGAGGACTTTGGGGACCAAGTGGACCCCAGCGAAGGCGGCCGGGGCGaaggcgccccgccccgcccggggAAACCCGGCCTCAGGAAGTGTGGCTGGGTGGAGTCTGCGCATCTGGACGATTCCCGGGATGTCTGGAGGAAAAGCATAAAAATGCCGGGCGCTAGGGCCCCCGCCCACCATGCACAACCTCCGCCCAGAGCCGCAGACGGCCCCGTG ATTTTAGGGAACCTGGCGTTGGCTGGACGGCCTGAGCGTGCAGATCACATGGGCCCAAGGTTTCCTCATGGCAGTGCTGGCTCACCGCGGTCCCGGCCAGGGGCAGCCCCCCTCATCG ATGACTACAGGGGGCCCAACCGCCTGTCCCCCGACTTCTATGAGGAGTCAGAGACGGACCCTGGCGCCGAGGAGCTCCCAGCACGCATCTTCGTGGCGCTGTTTGACTACGACCCACTCACCATGTCCCCGAACCCCGACGCTGCTGAGGAGGAACTCCCCTTTAAAGAAGGGCAGATTATCAAG GTCTATGGCGATAAGGACGCAGACGGGTTCTACCGAGGAGAGACCTGTGCCCGGCTCGGCCTCATTCCTTGTAACATGGTCTCCGAGATCCAAGCCGACGGTGAGGAGATGATGGGCCAGCTTCTCAGACAGGGCTTCCTCCCGCTCAACACCCCAGTGGAGAAGATTG agagaaacagaaGGAGCGGCAGGCGGCATTCAGCACCAACTCGGAGAATGGTGGCTCTGTATGACTATGACCCGAGAGAGAGTTCGCCCAACGTCGATGTCGAG